Within the Ochrobactrum vermis genome, the region GCTTTCCGGATTGGTTTCAGCGATCATCCGGCCATTATTGGCTGCATTGCCGAAAAGCTGCGGATCGAAGTCGATGGTTGCGATGGGATCGATGCCGAGCGGCTCTGAAAAATCGGCGAGCGCGATTTCCGGCCGTTTGGGCATACCCATCTGATTCAGGACGAGATGCGGCTTCACATCGTTCGGGCGCAATTGTGCCAGCGTGTCGAGAAGGTTCTTCGTGTTGCGGAGATTGGCGAGATCGGGCGTTGCGACAATCACGACCTCGTCGGCGCGCATCAAAGTGGTGCGGGTCCAACCGGTCCAGCCATGCGCCACGTCCAGCACGATCAGCGGAGAATTGCGCTGGGCAACATCGATCAGTTCGGCAAAGGCATCTTCGCCGAAATCGAACGTGCGCTCCAGGCTGGAAGGGGCAGCGAGGATCGACAGATGGTCGCCGTACTGCACCAGCAGCCGGTCGAGATAGACCTCGTCAATCCGTTCCGGCGAGAAGACAGCGTCGGCGATGCCAAGCGTCGGATCCTGATCGAAATTGATATTCGCCGTGCCGAAAGGCAGATCCATATCCGCCAGCACGACATCGTGCCGGAACAGATCCGAAATCGACCAGGCGACATTGTGTGCGATGGTTGAGGCACCGACACCGCCTTTCGCGCCGATAAAGGCGACGGAGCGGCCCAGCGGCTCAGCGCCGGGATCGAGAAATATCGAGGAAACGATGGCCAGAATGTCTGCAAGCGCGACCGGCGCTACGATGTATTCCGAAACGCCCCGGCGCAGCAGTTCACGATAAAGCCAGACCTCGTTGGAATGACCGATGACCATGACTTTCGAGCCGGGATCACAGGCATCCGACAATTGCAGTAGTTCTTCGAGCAGCACATTGGGATCGGAAGCCGATTCGACGATAATCAGATTGGGTGTGGACGCGGTCTGATAAAACTCGATTGCAGCCGCAATGCCGCCCATCATGACCTTGAGGTGGGTTTTTGCCATGCGCCGGTCGCCGCCTGCACGTTCGATCGGAATGGCGACGCTTTCGTTCACGCAGAACGCCTGAATTGAAATGCGCGGAATAGGGCGCACATTCTCAAGCATGATCGGCGCGCGGCCTGTCTCCGGGCCCTGCGCCTCTTCCTCCGGTTCGAACGCGAAATTGGTCATGGCGTCCTCTTAATACTCGGCCTGCTGGCTGCGGGGTTCGCGCCAGTTTTGCGTCTGTGCCGGTGACATTTTCACATAGCCCTGATCGCCGTTGAGACGTTCCGTCGTGCGATCCGAATCGATAGGCGACATGGCACGCGGCCCAAGAAGATCGGCCGGATTGGCAATCTGTGCGGCGAGATTGTTCTGCGAGGCGCAGCCGAAATTGGCGTAGTGCTTGTTTTCAGGCGTGCTGGCCAGATCGTCCGGCCAGCGTCCGCACGGTGTCGTGCCCGCCGTCATCGCATAATAGCTGATGCGGATGGGTGCCGCCGCATCCGGGCTTTCGACCGGATAATTCTCGATGGCAATATTGTTTGCCTTGATGCCGCCGTGCCGCAGCACCGTGGACACCTCGGTGCTCAGCCGGTAGGCAGCAGCCTGATTGGATGCACCTGAAGGCACCAGAACATAGAGCATGCCGGATCCGCTGCGCCGATAGTTGGCGATGGCGCCCTGAATGATGCCACGCTGCATGGGGCTGAGCTTCTGGTCGGCCTGCGCGACCGGAATATCGGTGACCTGCTCCCGCTCGGCAATCGTGATCGGATGGTTGGTGCGATAATCGTCCGGCAGGGCACCGACGGTGACGTGCTGGCGATTTGCGCAGCCTGCGAGAAGGGCCAGCGACAGGGCAACAAGCGCTGGTCGGGCGGAAATCCTGCAAAAGCCTCTGACTGAATATGTCATGATCTGTCCCCGCTCACTTGTAGATATAACCGACGACGCCGTTATAGCGACCGGGCGGCAGTTTGGTTTCCATCGTGCCGTACACGCGATTGACCTTGCCAAGGATGTATCCTGCGCCATCGCTGGCCGGGTTGAGATTGTCGTCAGGCCGCGCAAGCTGCTGGCGGGCCACCGGGCGCGCCAGATAAGGCGTTACAATCACCACCAGTTCGGATTCGTTGCGGATGAAATCCTTGCTGCGGAACAGCGCACCGAGGACCGGAATCTTGGTAAGGCCCGGAAATCCGGAAACCGACTGGCGCACTTCATCGCGGATCAGGCCGCCGATCATCATGGAGCCACCGGATGGGAGCTCGACCGTCGTGTCGGCCACACGCTTGCGCAGGGACAGAATGCTCGCGCCGACGCCATCCATCTTGTTGGTCGTGCCGGCCCCTTCCGTCGTTGGTTCGGAGACGGAGGTTCTGATTTTCAGGCTGATGCGTCCTGGCCCCAGCACGGTCGGCATGAATTCGAGGCCGATCCCGTAATTGATCTTGGCCAGCTCGTTGGTGCGTTTCCCGTCGTCATCATATTTCACGCTGTTGATGACGTTATATTCGCCGCCGACATTGAAAGCCGCTTTTTCGCCCGAGATCGCGGT harbors:
- a CDS encoding AAA family ATPase, with the protein product MTNFAFEPEEEAQGPETGRAPIMLENVRPIPRISIQAFCVNESVAIPIERAGGDRRMAKTHLKVMMGGIAAAIEFYQTASTPNLIIVESASDPNVLLEELLQLSDACDPGSKVMVIGHSNEVWLYRELLRRGVSEYIVAPVALADILAIVSSIFLDPGAEPLGRSVAFIGAKGGVGASTIAHNVAWSISDLFRHDVVLADMDLPFGTANINFDQDPTLGIADAVFSPERIDEVYLDRLLVQYGDHLSILAAPSSLERTFDFGEDAFAELIDVAQRNSPLIVLDVAHGWTGWTRTTLMRADEVVIVATPDLANLRNTKNLLDTLAQLRPNDVKPHLVLNQMGMPKRPEIALADFSEPLGIDPIATIDFDPQLFGNAANNGRMIAETNPESPAAEAISHIAHVVTGRADVQPRKKIGISSLLGKFARKTR
- a CDS encoding CpaD family pilus assembly protein, which encodes MTYSVRGFCRISARPALVALSLALLAGCANRQHVTVGALPDDYRTNHPITIAEREQVTDIPVAQADQKLSPMQRGIIQGAIANYRRSGSGMLYVLVPSGASNQAAAYRLSTEVSTVLRHGGIKANNIAIENYPVESPDAAAPIRISYYAMTAGTTPCGRWPDDLASTPENKHYANFGCASQNNLAAQIANPADLLGPRAMSPIDSDRTTERLNGDQGYVKMSPAQTQNWREPRSQQAEY